The bacterium nucleotide sequence ACAAAAATTGCTTGCAAAAAATTTATGGTAAGATTATAATAGAAGGTAAAGATGATAACCTATGCACTACCAAGAGAAGCCTTTGAGTTATTAGAAGAGGCATTGGGTGAGAAAAAGAAGGTAGAGACCTTTGCTAAGGCTTTCGAGGCAGCAATCTCTGCCATTGATGAGAAGGCAAAAGAAGTAATCGTTGAGAAAAAAAGCCAAATAAAGGTTGAGCTAAAGGGTGAGTTAAGACAGGAGCTTGTAACTAGGGAGGTATTTGAAGAGAGGTTTAATGTAATAGAGGAGAGGTTTAATGTGGTAGATGAGCGATTTAAATCCCTTAATTTTAGGCTTAATATCTTTATTGCCATTGCCCTTATTGCCTTAACATTTGCCAATCCAACCTTTGTAAAATTAATAGAAAAAATCTTTGGAATATAAAATGGAGAGGAAAAATAGTTTTGGAATACGAAGGAAAAGCGAAGCAATTTTTAGTTTTAAGTGGCAGAAAAATTTTTCTTGCAAAAATTCTTAAAAGAGGGCAAAATTTTAGAAAATGAAGCAAAACGGTCTTAAGACAAAGCGATATATCGCAAGACAAGAGTAGATAAATACATAAAAGAGGCCGAAAAAGAGCTTAAGGAGGATAATTTACTTCAAGCTTCGGAAAAATATTGGGGGGCATCAGCACAAATGGTGAAAGCCTGGGCAACCGCTAAAGGTATTCAGCACAATGGCCATGCCTGGCTTTTTGAAGCGGTAGATAAGCTTGCCAAAGAAGAAAAAGAGCCTTTTTTAAAGAAACAGTTTAGCTTAGCCGGTATGCTTCATACAAATCTTTACGAAGGATGGCTAACTAAAGATGAGGTAGAAGATAATGCTTCTGAAGCAAAGTTATTCTGTGATAAAATAAAAGAAATAATAAAAAATGGAAAGGTAAAAAAGAGGGATTAAAAATCTTGTATGTGTTTAGGTAGACGAGAACAAGAAAGGAAGTCAAAATGAAAAAAAGCACTAAATCCAAAGCAAAATGGTTCAAGGGTCAGGGTCAAGGTAGGGGATACGGAAATTATTTTTTCCTTAAGACCCTACACCCTTCGACCTAGAGCAAATTTATTGGGATTTTGAATTTGTTTAGGATTTTGGGTTTAATGGTTTGCTAAAAAGAGCTTAAAATGGCTTAGCGTTTGAATAGGTTTTTGGTTTAAAGATTGACAGGAAGTTGTCTTAAAGGCTAAAATAAAACAATGGCAATAAGTCTTGAGCTTTACAAAACAATAGAGACCATTATAGAAGAAAAAACAAAGGGTATAAAGGTAGACAGGGAGGAGTTTAACCTTCTTACCAATGAGGTAAGGAAGCTTGTAGTCGCACAGAAAGAGCTTGCGGTTGCCCAGAAAGAAACCCAGAAGGAGGTAAGCAGGCTTGATAAAGCTATGCAAGAGCTTGCCGAAGCACAGAAGAAGACAGAAGAAAAGATAGGCTTACTTGCTGAGAGAATGGATGGTCTCCAAAAAGAGGTAGGGGGCATATCAAATACCATTGGCTATGAGCTTGAAGAAAAATACTACCCTATCTTTCCTTATGTGCTAAAGGAGGATTTTGAAATTAAAGTAGAAAAAGAATTTGAAAGGAGATTCTTTATCTATCCTGATGGCAATGAGGATGAGATAAATATCTATGCTGAGGCAACAAAGAATAGAAAGAAGATATACATCATTGGAGAATCTAAAGCAAGTATAGGAAAAAGGGATATTAAGGATTTTTCAAGGCTTATTGAAAGGGCAAAGAATTACTTAAAGGGTGATATATTCCCCTTTTTCCTTTGTTATTTAATCCATCCCAATGTAGAGGCATACCTTAAAAAAGAATATCCCCACATAAAGCTTTACAGGTCTTATGAGCTTTCAAGAAGGGCAAGACAAAAGGGGATTTACGAATTGCCACATTAAGCGGTGGTGGCGGAAAGAAGGTAGGCAAGCTGGGGATTGTAAAATAGTGTAGAGTGAATGGATTGGGATTGTAAAATAAAAATCTTCCTTGACATAAATTGCATAGAAAGATGATAATTTATGAGATTAAAAATGAATAACCTTAAAGCAAAACAATATATAGACCAGGCAGATAAATACATAAAAGAGGGCGAAAAGGAATTAAAAAAAGGCGATCTGCGTCAAGGCTCTGAGAAAT carries:
- a CDS encoding PaREP1 family protein, encoding MYRKTRVDKYIKEAEKELKEDNLLQASEKYWGASAQMVKAWATAKGIQHNGHAWLFEAVDKLAKEEKEPFLKKQFSLAGMLHTNLYEGWLTKDEVEDNASEAKLFCDKIKEIIKNGKVKKRD